tcctcctcctcctcttctatttcttttctttgcctttAATTTCACTTTTGGTTCCTTTTGACTTGGTGTTTCTTGAGAATTCTGGCTTAATTAGTCAGTTAGTGCCCATTTTTTGTGACTACAGTTGGGGAAAGATTTGGCAAAACACGGTGACGGTTTCTTTCGGTCTTTTCCCACCTATATTATTATGTAAGAATGATTGCAAATCGAGCATTGGCATTGAATCATGCATTGACAGATGAAGGGGACTTGGGTTAACAACTGATTTTGTTCAGATCTCCTATCAAACGCAATTATCTTGATGATTTATTACCTGCTTGATTGTTGCAATGTTCTTACGATTGGCACATACCATACATGTTGATTGCCTGAAATATTCTGTAGTCGGATAAATGGTCCGTGCCAATTAATGGTACTGTTTCGATGTATCGAAAGTTTTCTGGTGACTTGTCTGACTGAAGATTATGTTGCCAAACATTATAAGAGCGTTCGGTTTGCACATACTAATAAAGATGATGTGGTTCATGAGTAGAAACTTTTCGCGTAAAATGGTCTGCATCATTGattattgagaaaataaattttgaactgTTAGTTGCGATTCCAATTTTATCATATATCCAGTTTTACATTTGTGGTTGTGCAATTGATATGATTCAGGTTGAGCTAACACGGATGCAACTTAAAAGAGCGAAGAGGCGAACCGACACTCAGGATATAGAGCTGGCAATGGATATGATGGTTGTATTTTCCAAAAAGGATGACAGGAACGCAGATAGTGCAATACTAGAGAGACTGGCCAGCAAGTTAGAGCTACATACTATTTCAGATTTGAAAGCAGAAGAAGTAGCTGTCAGAAAACTAGTTAAACAGAGAGGGGTGCAGAATGCTGAAAGCATCCAGCAAATTAAAGATTTTCTGGGAAAATTCAGACATATTGCTGGGGTTGATGAAACCATCGATCTTGATGGTCCTATATCTTCAAAAAGCCTCCAGAAGTGTCAGTCTTTGCTTATCCCTCATGAATTCCTATGTCCAATTACTCTGGAGATCATGGTGGATCCTGTCATTGTGGCAAGTGGACAGGTAATCTCATATTAAATGACTAAAATCCTTTCTGTCACACATGTCACAGTTGAACAaacaaattttcaaacaaaattttaatgttaCAGAAACTGAAGTAGAAACTTTAAATATTCCAGTTACTATGCTATGGAAGCTgaaccagattttttttttgtttttgttttaaaagactTATGAAAGAGAGAGCATACAGAAGTGGCTAAATTCTAATCATAGAACCTGCCCGAAGACTGGCCAAATTTTGGATCATTTATCTTTAGCGCCGAATTTTGCACTCAGGAATCTTATACTGCAATGGTGTGAGAAAAATAAGTATGAACTACCCAAGAAGGATTCTTGTTTGCGCTCTGATGGCTTTTCTGCTGAGTCTATAGAGGAAATCTCTTTCTTCGTCCAAAACCTGTCCTCCCATGAGTTTGAAGTGCGAAGAGAGGCAGTTATGAATATCCGTATGCTTGCAAAGGAGAATCCAGGCAACAGAATTTTGATTGCCAACTATGGAGGGATTCCTCCATTGGTTCAGCTCTTGTCCTACCAAGATTCCAAGATTCAAGAACACACTGTAACAGCTCTTTTGAACTTGTCAATCGatgaaacaaacaaaagactTGTAGCCAGAGAGGGAGCCATTCCAGCTATCATTGAGATTTTGCAGAATGGAACGGATGAGGCAAGAGAAAACTCTGCTGCAGCTTTGTTTAGCTTGTCGATGCTCGATGAAAATAAAGTGCTAATAGGAGCTTTGAAAGGAATCCGTCCCTTGGTGTACCTTTTGCAGAATGGGACTGTCCGAGGTAAAAAAGATGCTGCAACTGCACTCTTCAACCTATCTCTGAACCAAACCAACAAGTCCAGGGCCATTAAAGCAGGTATCATACCAGCGTTGCTCTGTTTGCTGGAGGAGAATAACCTAGGAATGATTGACGAAGCCCTCTCCATACTGCTTCTCCTAGCATCACATCCTGAAGGGAGAAATGAAATTGGTAGACTATCTTTCATCGAAACCCTTGTTGGAATCATAAGAAACGGGACTCCCAAGAACAAGGAATGTGCCGCATCCGTTCTTCTCGAGTTGGGGTTGAATAATTCATCGATCATCTTAGCAGCACTTCAGTATGGTGTGTATGAACATTTGGCAGAGCTTACAAAAAATGGAACCAACAGGGCTCAAAGGAAAGCAAACTCTCTATTGCAGCACATGAGTAAGTACGAACACCTTCCATGAAAATCTCCCACCAAATTAACAGATTGATATCTAGCTTCCTACAGAGAGGGTGCCTACATGTGTGTATGAGGGCATACAGTACAAAGTTCTTGGGTGTCTAGCACCCAATGTGGCTCGCCTCTACAGGACATGTGCAACTGCAGAAGGTAGTCAGTTTTTTGGCCCCTTTACATCGGATTGACTCTGTATGTATTGTGAATACAGCAGTGAAAGAAACTTTTACAGTGCTGGGGATGATAGAAATGTATGTAAAAGGGTGCCGAACGCAAATGAATGGTATGCCATTTAGTAATTTTATCAAAGCTTTTTATCAGACAAGTGAGAGACAGCTCAGTTGCTACTTGTTTGCAAAATGTAAAGCGACAAGGGCTGAAGAAGTGAAGCTCTTGATGGGATTGGGACGGAGGCTACAGGAGGTAGGGTAGGAATGTAAACAGCAGTAGGCAACATATTAAGCCTTTCACCATCAAAGAAAATGGGACGAGCCCCTGTTGATAACCCTACAACCATTTTCCTGACGGCCTCCCCACTTGTATCACATTAAAGTAATCAAACCTTTGCAGCCCCGAACCATTATGATATCCAATCAACTCGGTTACATTCCAGTTTTGGAGGCATAGTAATTAGCTTGTAATAACTCCCTCAGGCACACTGCTTGGCCTAGATCTTGAAAAACCATTGATCCCATAGCATGTCACTTTTGACTCGGCTTTTCT
The DNA window shown above is from Populus trichocarpa isolate Nisqually-1 chromosome 4, P.trichocarpa_v4.1, whole genome shotgun sequence and carries:
- the LOC18098140 gene encoding U-box domain-containing protein 15, whose translation is MEWQKVMERGERAGVPSSSNGGDGADVVKEMMDVIETVGLYVGYRRTQRKECLNLVRRLKLLVPLLEEIKEIDHHKLSSSEGLKTSLVNLKKALLGAKKLLKKCSCGSKIYLAMESEAVMSSFHAVYDHLNQALDDLQYDELGISVEVKEQVELTRMQLKRAKRRTDTQDIELAMDMMVVFSKKDDRNADSAILERLASKLELHTISDLKAEEVAVRKLVKQRGVQNAESIQQIKDFLGKFRHIAGVDETIDLDGPISSKSLQKCQSLLIPHEFLCPITLEIMVDPVIVASGQTYERESIQKWLNSNHRTCPKTGQILDHLSLAPNFALRNLILQWCEKNKYELPKKDSCLRSDGFSAESIEEISFFVQNLSSHEFEVRREAVMNIRMLAKENPGNRILIANYGGIPPLVQLLSYQDSKIQEHTVTALLNLSIDETNKRLVAREGAIPAIIEILQNGTDEARENSAAALFSLSMLDENKVLIGALKGIRPLVYLLQNGTVRGKKDAATALFNLSLNQTNKSRAIKAGIIPALLCLLEENNLGMIDEALSILLLLASHPEGRNEIGRLSFIETLVGIIRNGTPKNKECAASVLLELGLNNSSIILAALQYGVYEHLAELTKNGTNRAQRKANSLLQHMSKYEHLP